From Fusarium fujikuroi IMI 58289 draft genome, chromosome FFUJ_chr07, a single genomic window includes:
- a CDS encoding related to transcription factor PLM2 — translation MDSLGSSPRKGSSAEPTLPAMKPYSLAGSKRSAPSLLPPFEPLSSSPNLPRPVKRQNLGSGRSSSRAHLKYPTPVPTSSTGILSSSPPQRSATASERAPLAIVPAVELSENGETLIMGRSSNSSHYQISADRLVSRVHVKARFVAAASPLEPSKIEIVCNGWNGLKLHSQGRTWELYKGDSFTSETEGSEIIIDVQNSRVLVQWPKRALDHLSDTTWDSPPCQARAQAILQSSPPRRASRIASPESPTPASLSSSRRLQALLPGQRDIEIYEDDAELELPEHKHDPTNITVSMCTDVTASFSSEVSDGEDHNPDEENDPIVHSFGPFGADISCRLASITTKSPKVFKGVKRANPLHSAIASDLFAPRQIPAPPQSPRKQQARTESPLSSPPRMSSPTPEIFRMSFESHPAVGNHVINQLAFSRLSSTPLSTIMAHLPSEEKQDLSKDDLRDVIESTPCIGIIKRQGKDAAGKPLESEYYYVPEEDDDQQRRAAVVDGLRKPSLRACRKQHKQYYWKRPKTP, via the exons ATGGATTCTCTGGGCTCATCACCTCGAAAAGGCTCCTCCGCCGAACCAACTCTACCAGCAATGAAGCCCTACTCCCTTGCGGGCTCCAAGCGCTCAGCACCGAGTCTCCTCCCGCCCTTTGAGCCGCTTTCGTCATCTCCAAACCTCCCTCGACCCGTGAAGCGACAAAATCTCGGTTCTGGCCGCTCCTCGTCGCGAGCTCACCTCAAATACCCTACTCCTGTTCCCACGTCGAGCACAGGTATCCTCTCGAGTTCCCCGCCTCAACGGTCCGCTACCGCTTCCGAGCGTGCCCCGCTCGCTATCGTCCCCGCTGTCGAACTCTCGGAAAACGGCGAGACCCTCATCATGGGCCGATCGTCCAATTCGTCACACTACCAGATCTCTGCTGACCGCCTCGTCTCCCGCGTCCACGTAAAGGCTCGCTTCGTCGCTGCTGCGAGTCCGCTTGAGCCCAGCAAGATCGAAATCGTCTGCAATGGCTGGAATGGTCTCAAGTTGCATAGCCAGGGTCGTACTTGGGAGCTGTACAAGGGCGATAGCTTCACCAGTGAAACAGAGGGCTCCGAGATCATAATTGACGTGCAAAACTCGCGTGTCCTCGTCCAATGGCCCAAGCGGGCTCTTGACCATCTCTCCGACACCACTTGGGACTCCCCTCCCTGCCAGGCTCGTGCCCAGGCCATTCTCCAGTCTTCCCCTCCTCGTCGCGCTTCTCGTATTGCTTCTCCCGAGAGCCCCACGCCTGCTAGTCTCTCTAGCTCCCGCCGCCTCCAGGCTCTGCTCCCCGGACAGCGTGACATTGAAATCTACGAGGAcgatgctgagcttgagctccCTGAGCACAAGCATGATCCTACTAACATTACTGTCAGCATGTGCACCGATGTGACTGCCAGCTTCAGCAGTGAGGTCAGTGATGGTGAAGACCACAATCCTGATGAGGAGAATGATCCTATCGTGCACTCTTTCGGGCCTTTCGGCGCCGACATTTCCTGCCGGTTGGCTTCGATAACGACAAAGTCTCCCAAGGTGTTCAAGGGTGTCAAGCGTGCCAACCCTCTCCACAGCGCTATTGCTTCCGATCTGTTCGCTCCTCGTCAGattcctgctcctcctcagtcTCCTCGCAAGCAGCAGGCCAGGACCGAGTCCCCACTCTCGTCTCCTCCTCGAATGTCTTCTCCGACTCCGGAGATCTTCAGGATGTCCTTTGAGTCCCACCCTGCTGTTGGCAACCATGTCATCAACCAGCTCGCCTTCTCGCGTCTGTCTTCGACTCCTCTGTCCACCATCATGGCCCACCTCCCCTCGGAGGAGAAGCAAGACCTTTCCAAAGACGATCTCCGTGATGTTATCGAGAGTACACCCTGCATTGGTATCATCAAGCGTCAGGGCAAGGACGCAGCCGGCAAGCCTCTGGAGAGCGAGTACTACTATGTCCctgaggaagacgacgaccAGCAGCGTCGCGCCGCAGTCGTCGATGGCCTTCGCAAGCCCAGCCTCCGCGCTTGTCGCAAGCAACACAAG CAATACTACTGGAAGCGTCCCAAGACTCCTTGA
- a CDS encoding probable beta-glucosidase precursor, with translation MASIRSVLVSGLLAAGVNAQAYDSSDRAEDAFSWVQPKNTTILGQYGHSPHYPANNATGKGWEDAFAKAQDFVSQLTLEEKADMVTGTPGPCVGNIVAIPRLNFNGLCLHDGPLAIRVADYASVFPAGVSAASSWDKDLLYQRGLAMGQEFKAKGAHILLGPVAGPLGRSAYSGRNWEGFSPDPYLTGIAMEETIMGHQDAGVQATAKHFIGNEQEVMRNPTFVKDGYIGEVDKEALSSNMDDRTMHELYLWPFANAVHAKASSMMCSYQRLNGSYGCQNSKVLNGILRDELGFQGYVMSDWGATHAGVAAINSGLDMDMPGGIGAYGMYFTKSFFGGNLTRAVTNGTLDETRVNDMITRIMTPYFWLGQDKDYPSVDPSSGDLNTFSPKSTWFREFNLTGERSRDVRGNHGDLIRKHGAESTVLLKNEKNALPLKKPKSIAVFGNDAGDITEGFYNQNDYEFGTLVAGGGSGTGRLTYLVSPLTAINARAKQDGTLVQQWMNNTLIATTNVTDLWIPATPDVCLVFLKTWAEEAADREHLSVDWDGNDVVESVAKYCNNTVVVTHSSGINTLPWADHPNVTAILAAHFPGQESGNSLVDLLYGDVNPSGRLPYTIAFNGTDYNAPPTTAVNTTGKEDWQSWFDEKLEIDYRYFDAHNISVRYEFGFGLSYSTFEISDISAEPLASDITSQPEDLPVQPGGNPALWETIYNVTVSVSNTGKVDGATVPQLYVTFPDSAPAGTPPKQLRGFDKVFLEAGESKSVSFELMRRDLSYWDIISQKWLIPEGEFTIRVGFSSRDLKEETKVTLVKA, from the exons ATGGCTAGCATTCGATCTGTGTTGGTCTCGGGTCTCTTGGCCGCGGGTGTTAACGCCCAGGCCTATGATTCGAGTGATCGCGCTGAAGATGCTTTTAGCTGGGTTCAGCCTAAGAACACCACTATTCTTGGACAGTACGGCCATTCGCCTCACTACCCTGCCA ACAATGCTACTGGCAAGGGCTGGGAAGATGCCTTCGCCAAGGCTCAAGACTTTGTCTCCCAACTGACGCTCGAGGAAAAGGCCGACATGGTCACAGGAACTCCAGGTCCTTGCGTCGGCAACATCGTCGCCATTCCCCGTCTCAACTTCAACGGTCTATGTCTCCACGACGGTCCCCTCGCCATCCGTGTGGCAGACTACGCCAGTGTCTTCCCCGCCGGTGTATCAGCTGCTTCGTCGTGGGACAAGGACCTTCTCTACCAGCGCGGTCTCGCGATGGGTCAAGagttcaaggccaagggcgCTCACATCCTCCTCGGTCCCGTCGCCGGTCCTCTTGGACGCTCGGCGTACTCTGGTCGTAACTGGGAGGGTTTCTCGCCGGATCCTTACCTCACTGGTATTGCGATGGAGGAGACTATCATGGGACATCAAGATGCTGGTGTTCAGGCTACTGCGAAGCACTTTATCGGTAACGAGCAGGAGGTCATGCGAAACCCTACTTTTGTCAAGGATGGGTATATTGGTGAGGTTGATAAGGAGGCTCTTTCGTCTAACATGGATGATCGAACCATGCACGAGCTCTACCTCTGGCCTTTTGCCAATGCTGTTCATGCCAAGGCTTCTAGCATGATGTGCTCGTACCAGCGTCTCAACGGCTCCTACGGCTGCCAGAACTCCAAGGTCCTCAACGGCATCCTTCGAGATGAGCTTGGTTTCCAGGGCTACGTCATGTCCGATTGGGGTGCTACCCACGCCGGTGTTGCTGCCATCAACAGCGGTCTCGACATGGACATGCCCGGTGGCATTGGTGCTTACGGCATGTACTTCACCAAGTCCTTCTTCGGCGGCAACCTCACCCGCGCCGTCACCAACGGCACCCTCGACGAGACCCGCGTCAACGACATGATCACCCGCATCATGACTCCCTACTTCTGGCTCGGTCAAGACAAGGACTATCCCTCCGTCGACCCCTCCAGCGGCGATCTCAACACCTTCAGCCCCAAGAGCACCTGGTTCCGCGAGTTCAACCTCACCGGCGAGCGAAGCCGTGACGTCCGCGGTAACCATGGTGACTTGATCCGCAAGCACGGCGCCGAGTCCACCGtccttctcaagaacgagaagaaCGCCCTTCCcctcaagaagcccaagtctATCGCCGTCTTTGGTAACGATGCCGGTGATATCACTGAGGGTTTCTACAACCAGAATGACTACGAATTCGGCactcttgttgctggtggtggttctGGAACTGGTCGTTTGACATACCTTGTTTCACCTCTTACGGCCATCAATGCCCGTGCTAAGCAAGACGGTACTCTTGTTCAGCAGTGGATGAACAACACTCTTATTGCTACCACCAACGTCACTGATCTCTGGATCCCTGCCACTCCCGATGTCTGCCTTGTCTTCCTGAAGACTTGggctgaggaggctgctgacCGTGAGCACCTCTCCGTTGACTGGGACGGCAACGATGTTGTCGAGTCTGTTGCCAAGTACTGCAACAACACTGTCGTCGTCACTCACTCTTCCGGTATCAACACTCTTCCTTGGGCTGACCACCCCAACGTCACCGCTATTCTCGCTGCCCACTTCCCCGGTCAGGAGTCTGGCAACTCCCTCGTTGATCTCCTCTACGGCGATGTCAACCCCTCTGGTCGTCTTCCCTACACCATCGCCTTCAACGGAACTGACTACAATGCTCCTCCTACCACTGCCGTCAACACCACTGGCAAGGAGGACTGGCAGTCTTGGTTCGacgagaagctcgagatTGACTACCGCTACTTCGACGCGCACAACATCTCCGTCCGCTACGAGTTCGGCTTCGGTCTTTCCTACTCCACCTTCGAAATCTCCGACATCTCCGCTGAGCCTCTGGCCTCCGACATTACCTCCCAGCCCGAGGACCTGCCCGTGCAGCCCGGCGGCAACCCCGCCCTCTGGGAGACCATCTACAACGTGACCGTCTCCGTCTCCAACACTGGCAAGGTCGACGGTGCCACTGTTCCCCAGCTCTACGTGACATTCCCCGACAGCGCTCCTGCCGGTACACCACCTAAGCAGCTCCGTGGCTTTGACAAGGTCTTCCTTGAGGCTGGCGAGAGCAAGAGTGTCAGCTTTGAGCTAATGCGTCGCGATCTCAGCTACTGGGATATCATTTCTCAGAAGTGGCTTATCCCTGAGGGAGAGTTTACTATCCGTGTTGGATTCAGCAGTCGGGACTTGAAGGAGGAGACAAAGGTTACTCTTGTTAAGGCGTAA
- a CDS encoding related to chromosome condensation protein (CrcB) yields the protein MAAHRPVQKPQDALLRHHLTEGCQHGSERGDTQSQPDPGLGNENQSPDSAAENCDLDEIAPIAPIPLPDGLIDHRDSLERIRQTEIELKDEETRVPDKPLPTTDKALSLTTKLHTHSYLILFSIMGTLAREGMTALLVYPGPPVIFPTLWVNFAGCLVMGFLAEDRMLFRHEWGPDTRGTVSATDSDSTDLEAAKKSHLDVKKTLPLYIGLSIGFCGSFTTFSTFVLDSFLALCNGLETPSAPTSDRNKGYSFCALAAVVLLTVHISLGGLRLGAHLAILAQDIMPSLPYFFMRKVLDPIATILGWGCWIGAILLCIYPPSDDWRGSVLFSLTFAPLGVFTRFYLAVFLNGKLPTFPLGTFAANVLGTLILAVIWDLSQILSRPSLGYQLLEGVKNGYCAVVTTVSTLALELSSLQRKHAYRYGTVSFLVSFGLVVIISGSFKWTR from the coding sequence ATGGCCGCCCATAGGCCTGTACAAAAACCACAAGATGCTCTCCTTCGACATCATCTCACCGAGGGCTGTCAACATGGCTCAGAACGTGGAGATACACAATCTCAACCCGATCCTGGGCTTGGAAACGAGAATCAAAGTCCCGATAGTGCCGCGGAGAATTGCGACTTGGACGAAATAGCTCCCATCGCTCCCATCCCGTTGCCAGACGGCTTAATCGATCATAGGGATAGCCTAGAGCGCATCCGACAAACGGagatagaacttaaggatgaagagactcGCGTTCCGGATAAGCCCTTGCCTACCACCGACAAAGCCCTTTCGTTGACTACAAAACTTCATACCCACTCCTATCTCATCCTTTTCTCCATCATGGGGACGCTCGCCAGAGAGGGCATGACAGCACTGCTCGTCTATCCCGGGCCACCAGTCATCTTCCCAACTCTATGGGTGAATTTTGCAGGGTGTCTTGTCATGGGGTTCCTAGCCGAGGACCGTATGCTATTTCGCCATGAATGGGGTCCAGACACCAGAGGAACGGTCTCAGCCACGGATTCAGATAGTACAGACCTTGAGGCAGCAAAAAAGTCGCATCTTGACGTCAAGAAGACATTACCCCTCTACATCGGTCTTTCGATTGGGTTCTGTGGCTCGTTTACAACTTTCTCGACCTTCGTCCTCGATTCCTTTCTCGCCCTTTGCAACGGACTCGAAACTCCCTCTGCGCCAACATCTGACCGGAACAAAGGCTACTCGTTCTGTGCGCTTGCAGCTGTGGTCTTACTCACTGTTCATATCTCCTTGGGTGGTCTCCGTCTCGGTGCCCATCTTGCTATATTGGCTCAAGACATTATGCCCTCATTGCCCTATTTCTTTATGCGCAAGGTTTTAGACCCAATTGCAACCATTCTTGGCTGGGGTTGTTGGATTGGAGCTATACTTCTATGTATCTATCCGCCTTCTGACGACTGGCGCGGAAGTGTCCTGTTCTCCCTGACCTTTGCCCCTCTAGGTGTATTCACGAGATTTTACCTTGCAGTCTTTTTGAATGGCAAACTCCCAACTTTTCCATTGGGGACATTTGCTGCCAACGTTTTAGGTACTCTAATCCTCGCTGTGATCTGGGACTTATCTCAGATTCTTTCAAGGCCTTCCCTTGGATACCAGTTGCTTGAGGGTGTCAAGAATGGCTACTGCGCCGTCGTTACTACTGTTTCCACTCTCGCTCTGgagctctcttctctccaacgAAAACACGCTTATAGATATGGCACTGTCAGCTTCTTGGTATCTTTTGGGTTGGTGGTAATCATTTCTGGTAGTTTCAAATGGACACGTTGA